The Akkermansia muciniphila genome contains a region encoding:
- a CDS encoding S24 family peptidase, translated as MTPTKGDVKSWLKAIGKDRDWLARKCGTEKGTVNNWLSPSGPFPSNAILKIHSLMSQYGPVAPENAPIQTNRLVLEITEERMRNYERAASERGVPLRQWLTELADQAADVRQLRPERLPFVPLAEQFPSPGAHARGEYSTQIVGNIAAGSLAESDTVPSTIYMERPLGKNEYVVRVEGKSMEPLIPDGALVVMRRHTAPPIPKPGTIVEYNDGRGVTLKKLIRKKNAETGKMEHALQPINPAFKDIAPMEGGSISGVYVETLVNYRKG; from the coding sequence ATGACACCGACAAAAGGAGACGTGAAAAGCTGGCTGAAAGCCATTGGAAAGGACCGTGACTGGCTCGCCAGGAAATGCGGCACGGAAAAAGGAACGGTCAACAACTGGCTTTCCCCCTCCGGCCCCTTTCCCTCCAACGCCATTTTGAAAATTCATTCCCTGATGTCCCAATACGGACCTGTTGCGCCGGAAAATGCACCCATTCAGACCAACCGCCTGGTGCTGGAAATCACGGAAGAACGCATGCGGAACTACGAAAGGGCCGCCTCTGAACGGGGAGTGCCCCTGCGGCAGTGGCTGACGGAACTGGCGGACCAGGCGGCGGACGTGCGCCAGCTCCGGCCAGAACGCCTCCCCTTCGTTCCGCTGGCGGAACAATTCCCTTCCCCTGGCGCACACGCCAGGGGCGAATACAGCACGCAGATCGTCGGCAACATCGCCGCCGGCTCCCTTGCGGAAAGCGATACCGTCCCGTCCACCATTTACATGGAAAGGCCCCTGGGCAAAAATGAATACGTGGTCCGCGTGGAAGGAAAATCCATGGAACCCCTCATCCCGGACGGCGCGCTAGTAGTCATGCGGCGCCATACCGCTCCGCCCATCCCCAAACCGGGCACCATTGTGGAATACAACGACGGCCGCGGCGTGACCCTGAAAAAACTGATCCGGAAGAAAAATGCGGAAACGGGAAAAATGGAACATGCGCTGCAGCCCATCAACCCCGCGTTCAAGGATATTGCCCCCATGGAGGGAGGCAGCATCTCCGGGGTATACGTGGAAACGCTCGTGAACTACCGCAAAGGGTAA
- a CDS encoding acyltransferase, producing MSNTQNSPIAPGSEKHHYHILDGLRGVAAIVVVWFHIFEAYATSHVDQIINHGYLAVDFFFMLSGFVIGYAYDNRWKTMTTGEFIKRRLIRLQPMVAIGAVIGALIFYFQGCSVWDVSQVAVISLLVATFVNILLIPSPPGLEIRGLGEMYPLNGPSWSLFFEYIGNLLYALFIRKLSTRSLAVLVILAGCGLASFSFWGPNGDICSGFAMTGTEWTGGSLRLLYSFSAGLLLFRLFKPVNIKGSFWLCGISLAILLAVPRLGGEDAFWMNSLYETVCFAVFFPLILLFGASGKITDPYTDKICRFLGRISYPLYMVHYPFIYLYYAWVKNGDLSFSESLPGALAVVIGSILLAWLCLKFYDEPVRSFLAKHFLKRKNNRNLKPSSSVLQKKTDG from the coding sequence ATGTCCAACACGCAGAACTCTCCCATTGCGCCTGGAAGTGAAAAACATCACTACCACATTCTTGACGGTCTGCGCGGGGTGGCCGCCATCGTCGTCGTATGGTTCCACATCTTTGAAGCCTACGCCACCAGCCATGTGGACCAGATCATCAACCACGGCTACCTGGCCGTCGACTTTTTCTTCATGCTGTCCGGGTTCGTCATCGGCTACGCCTACGACAACCGCTGGAAGACGATGACCACCGGGGAATTCATCAAGCGCCGCCTCATACGCCTGCAGCCCATGGTGGCGATAGGAGCGGTCATCGGCGCGCTTATCTTTTATTTCCAGGGCTGTTCCGTATGGGATGTATCCCAGGTGGCGGTCATCTCCCTGCTCGTCGCCACCTTTGTCAATATCCTGCTGATTCCATCGCCTCCCGGCCTTGAAATCCGAGGCCTGGGAGAAATGTACCCGCTCAACGGACCAAGCTGGTCCCTGTTCTTTGAGTACATCGGCAACCTCCTTTATGCACTGTTCATCCGGAAACTCTCCACCCGCTCCCTGGCAGTACTGGTTATCCTGGCCGGATGCGGTCTGGCTTCCTTCAGCTTCTGGGGGCCCAATGGAGACATCTGCTCCGGCTTCGCCATGACCGGGACGGAATGGACAGGCGGCTCCCTGCGCCTGCTGTACTCCTTCTCCGCCGGGCTGCTTCTGTTCCGCCTGTTCAAGCCCGTCAACATCAAGGGCTCCTTCTGGCTATGCGGCATCTCCCTCGCCATCCTGCTGGCCGTTCCCCGGCTGGGGGGAGAAGACGCCTTCTGGATGAACAGCCTCTATGAAACCGTATGCTTTGCCGTCTTTTTCCCGCTCATCCTCCTCTTTGGCGCCTCCGGCAAAATCACTGATCCCTATACGGATAAAATATGCCGGTTCCTGGGCAGAATCTCCTACCCCCTGTACATGGTCCATTACCCGTTCATCTACCTGTACTATGCGTGGGTGAAAAACGGAGACCTCTCCTTCTCTGAATCCCTCCCCGGCGCCCTGGCCGTCGTCATCGGAAGCATCCTGCTGGCCTGGCTGTGCCTGAAGTTCTACGATGAACCCGTCCGGAGCTTCCTGGCGAAGCACTTTTTAAAGCGGAAAAATAACCGCAACCTTAAGCCTTCATCTTCCGTACTCCAAAAAAAGACGGACGGCTAA